In the Ascochyta rabiei chromosome 17, complete sequence genome, one interval contains:
- a CDS encoding Nicotinate-nucleotide diphosphorylase (carboxylating) — MVEGAPAHGTVAHLLPLTYKRYVSEWLEEDTPSFDYGGFVVGEEISEAKLLGKSEGIVAGVPFFDEVFKQLNCTVEWHVKEGDSVGEKITHCATVRGPVRNLLLGERVALNTLARCSGIATKSNRLLTLLRKAGYQNILAGTRKTTPGFRLVEKYGMLVGGVDAHRVDLSAMTMLKDNHIVAAGSITNAVRAAKSAGGFAIKVEVECQSFEEADEAIAAGADIVMLDNFTPDGVKVAAAQLKEKWGRGTGDRKAFLVEVSGGLTEHNVEKYVCGDIDIVSTSSIHQGVPHVDFSLKIVPKTKKDGGESLAV; from the exons ATGGTCGAAGGAGCTCCAGCACACGGAACGGTGGCGCATCTGTTGCCTCTGACGTACAAGCGATACGTCTCGGAATGGCTCGAAGAGGACACACCGAGCTTCGACTATGGAGGTTTCGTGGTCGGTGAGGAGATATCCGAGGCCAAACTTCTGGGCAAGAGCGAG GGCATCGTGGCTGGCGTCCCGTTCTTCGATGAGGTGTTTAAACAGCTGAACTGCAC AGTCGAATGGCACGTCAAAGAAGGTGACTCTGTTGGAGAAAAGATCACGCATTGCGCCACCGTTCGCGGACCAGTACGCAACCTCCTCCTGGGCGAGCGCGTAGCTCTGAACACACTGGCGCGCTGCTCGGGAATCGCAACAAAGTCCAACCGCCTGCTCACTCTTCTGCGCAAAGCTGGCTACCAGAACATTCTTGCCGGCACACGCAAAACCACTCCTGGATTCCGACTCGTGGAGAAGTACGGCATGCTTGTTGGCGGTGTCGACGCTCACCGAGTTGATCTTTCCGCCATGACGATGCTGAAGGATAACCATATCGTTGCCGCAGGCAGCATCACCAACGCTGTGCGTGCCGCGAAATCAGCAGGTGGTTTTGCCATCAAGGTGGAAGTAGAGTGTCAGAGCTTCGAAGAAGCCGACGAAGCCATCGCAGCCGGTGCTGACATCGTCATGCTGGATAACTTTACGCCCGACGGTGTCAAGGTGGCTGCTGCGCAGCTGAAAGAGAAATGGGGACGAGGCACAGGGGACAGGAAGGCTTTCTTGGTCGAGGTCAGTGGCGGCCTGACCGAGCACAACGTCGAGAAGTATGTCTGTGGGGACATTGATATCGTGAGCACGAGCAGCATACATCAGGGCGTTCCTCACGTGGACTTTTCGTTGAAGATTGTACCCAAGACGAAGAAGGATGGCGGTGAAAGCTTGGCGGTCTAG
- a CDS encoding mediator complex subunit: MPGILMMNHSATDSARDGEIKKRSFDGKLVNGNDVRNDAAVTNGNTGKLAINGASTAVAAPTMDQYADLPPKIAHIGPEAYHPLSKLLARIAQECYNALEDTLHKMSGMSLGQQANGVMTNGVPPQDNPEVNKRKKLLLLKFAQENRAKFIKLLVLTEWGQKSAVDIGKVIDLYSWAKEQAAHMDFVDEQVNQIKILSAYARENNPDIRTALEVLSTGNASWIPTLDYIPPDPISSDKALKLLRAMNTSLSIRLNVHEILPRHLRNWRIESGRATFVINNELEFDVISFVEDTSDQWWFIDLRLLFVPAPTIEIDSRFFLTLKQQADYVLHEKGLGGLFDFLHNFVLTHKISVLRTQAAELARSGWAGSLKVEPVHRELVVQYWTDRPGKKNWIEFGTTSNKPKNGKTSWRGAPLPSLTARWFCHGREVADMDLGVDWKDISMERILKRVIALHAAQILQSAREHFDTSLGVDLSMSGSEPTDCSLAVSLGTASNSVTLSLEPITGSYIIRPASALSARAEFALNQGREPVQIAGILTSMLSQTLRDHIQRTAQQIGWQPITRQALRSDVVRAAVKAHVLDYALYSPRGWTPTWTLAAMVDTAGDSWWILQLSSNGTIIDYAEQILMERYEGSSLAINRSTLCSVERVAVQLISFRVTVRQLEKQQKMFALRRKFSPSSNPVEVGRVVQGWALYLQTTDLLTTKSGEQPWLEDNIAIACEGLKSNGRSVWHIASGRMVKNAAADMQKLMSTSPQSNFKFTADGSFRILLATPFGSDILGELRARLRDVNRLRSFATTLQKRQMRLASSSLQRVQFRYGPSQHTAAVSFASEKEIAIEIPPLNPHHRIRRFLTSIANDCDPSLPLLSFGDANGLDHFCTALILTRSLLGVLSDLETQTPGDFRNPAVHVHSIFKYRLTYENPLCTFDIRLQPKDDKVYWFIEDNLKRPHDVRPTPERNPSHRRLDNLQGKLKELFRSRAEGWFGTRNGLVAELDAVPDVLRKLNDTVLNCKMEGGYKAPPPLEPSAQTNGNASSLVRRPSQQQQNRPQQISPQMARRQQPNLNQQPNGRLQQNGQRQQPTPQQVQHMQHLQQQARAAQQQARQKKGDIIEID; encoded by the exons ATGCCCGGCATCCTCATGATGAACCACAGCGCAACCGATTCGGCAAGAGATGGAGAAATCAAGAAGCGCTCCTTTGATGGCAAGCTTGTCAATGGCAACGACGTGCGCAATGATGCGGCAGTTACGAACGGCAACACAGGCAAACTCGCCATCAACGGTGCCTCGACAGCTGTAGCTGCGCCCACCATGGACCAGTACGCGGACCTCCCCCCGAAGATTGCTCATATTGGCCCAGAGGCGTACCACCCCCTGTCAAAGCTACTGGCACGTATCGCGCAGGAATGCTACAATGCCCTCGAGGACACGCTGCATAAGATGTCTGGCATGTCGCTAGGCCAGCAAGCAAACGGCGTCATGACGAACGGTGTACCTCCCCAAGACAATCCTGAAGTCAACAAGCGGAAAAAATTGCTCCTGCTAAAGTTTGCACAAGAGAATCGGGCAAAATTCATAAAGCTGCTTGTCTTGACAGAATGGGGGCAGAAGTCGGCTGTCGATATTGGCAAGGTCATCGATCTTTACTCGTGGGCAAAAGAGCAGGCTGCGCATATGGATTTTGTGGATGAACAGGTCAACCAGATCAAGATTCTCTCTGCGTATGCGAGGGAAAACAATCCAGACATCAGGACTGCATTGGAGGTCTTGTCGACTGGAAACGCTTCCTGGATCCCAACT CTGGATTACATACCACCTGATCCCATTTCGTCAGACAAAGCGCTCAAGCTCCTGCGTGCTATGAACACTTCCCTTTCGATACGGCTGAATGTACACGAAATTTTACCAAGACATCTTCGGAACTGGCGCATAGAATCTGGCCGTGCAACATTCGTCATCAATAATGAGCTAGAGTTCGACGTGATCTCCTTCGTTGAGGACACTTCAGATCAGTGGTGGTTTATCGATTTACGATTGTTATTCGTCCCTGCGCCGACTATCGAGATTGACAGTCGATTCTTCCTGACACTCAAGCAACAGGCCGACTATGTTCTGCATGAGAAAGGACTAGGTGGTCTCTTCGATTTCCTTCACAACTTCGTCTTGACCCACAAGATCTCAGTCCTTCGAACACAGGCTGCAGAACTTGCGCGCTCAGGGTGGGCGGGTTCGCTGAAAGTCGAGCCCGTACATCGCGAACTCGTGGTGCAGTATTGGACAGACAGGCCAGGGAAGAAGAACTGGATAGAATTTGGCACAACGAGCAACAAACCAAAGAACGGAAAGACATCGTGGCGAGGTGCTCCATTACCATCTCTGACAGCGCGCTGGTTTTGCCACGGGAGAGAGGTTGCGGACATGGACCTCGGTGTCGACTGGAAGGACATATCGATGGAGCGCATCCTCAAGCGCGTCATCGCACTTCACGCGGCCCAGATATTACAGTCGGCACGGGAACACTTCGATACAAGTCTCGGTGTCGACTTGAGTATGTCTGGATCTGAACCTACAGATTGCAGCCTCGCCGTCTCTCTTGGGACGGCATCCAACTCGGTCACGCTGTCACTGGAGCCGATCACCGGCAGCTATATCATACGGCCAGCTAGCGCGCTCTCCGCTAGAGCTGAGTTCGCCCTGAATCAAGGCAGAGAACCGGTGCAGATAGCAGGCATACTTACATCGATGCTCTCGCAAACACTGCGCGACCACATCCAGAGGACTGCCCAGCAAATTGGGTGGCAACCGATTACAAGACAAGCTCTGCGGTCAGACGTTGTGAGAGCGGCTGTGAAGGCGCATGTCTTGGACTATGCACTCTACTCTCCTCGCGGTTGGACGCCGACCTGGACACTGGCCGCCATGGTGGACACCGCAGGCGATTCATGGTGGATTCTCCAGCTCAGCTCGAATGGTACTATCATCGACTACGCCGAGCAGATATTGATGGAAAGATACGAGGGAAGCAGCCTGGCCATCAATCGTAGCACCTTGTGTAGTGTGGAGCGCGTGGCAGTGCAATTGATTTCTTTCCGCGTTACGGTCCGCCAACTGGAGAAGCAGCAAAAGATGTTCGCACTGCGCCGCAAATTTAGTCCAAGCAGCAACCCAGTCGAAGTCGGTCGCGTCGTCCAGGGCTGGGCTCTTTATCTGCAAACGACCGATCTACTCACGACTAAGTCCGGAGAGCAACCCTGGCTGGAGGATAACATTGCGATCGCTTGCGAAGGGTTGAAGAGCAACGGTCGTAGTGTTTGGCACATTGCTTCTGGTCGGATGGTCAAGAACGCGGCTGCAGACATGCAAAAGCTCATGTCCACTTCGCCGCAGAGTAACTTCAAGTTCACAGCAGACGGCAGCTTCAGAATTCTTCTGGCAACTCCTTTTGGCAGCGACATCCTTGGCGAGCTCCGCGCGCGACTTCGCGACGTCAATCGCCTACGATCCTTTGCAACCACCCTCCAAAAGCGGCAAATGCGCCTCGCATCTTCCTCTCTCCAAAGAGTCCAATTCCGATACGGCCCCTCCCAGCACACAGCAGCTGTGTCCTTCGCCTCTGAGAAGGAAATCGCAATCGAAATCCCCCCGTTGAACCCACATCACCGCATCCGTCGATTTCTCACCTCTATCGCAAACGACTGCGATCCCTCTCTCCCACTCCTTTCGTTTGGAGACGCGAACGGCCTCGACCACTTCTGCACTGCTCTCATTCTTACCCGCTCGCTTCTTGGTGTCCTTAGCGACCTCGAAACACAGACTCCAGGCGACTTCCGCAATCCAGCAGTTCACGTGCACTCGATCTTCAAATACCGCCTTACTTACGAGAATCCCCTGTGCACATTTGATATCCGTCTTCAGCCTAAAGATGACAAGGTGTATTGGTTTATCGAAGACAATCTCAAGCGTCCGCACGATGTGCGCCCAACACCTGAGCGGAATCCGAGCCACAGACGGCTAGACAATCTTCAGGGGAAACTGAAAGAGCTGTTTAGGTCCAGAGCGGAAGGATGGTTTGGCACAAGAAATGGTCTCGTTGCGGAGCTTGACGCTGTTCCCGACGTGCTAAGGAAGCTAAACGACACAGTGTTGAACTGCAAGATGGAGGGCGGATACAAGGCACCTCCACCACTGGAACCTTCGGCGCAGACGAACGGAAACGCCTCATCGCTGGTGAGACGACCatcacagcagcagcaaaacCGTCCTCAGCAGATCTCCCCACAAATGGCAAGACGGCAGCAGCCGAATCTGAATCAGCAGCCAAATGGCCGTTTACAACAAAACGGCCAGAGGCAGCAGCCTACGCCACAGCAGGTCCAGCACATGCAACATTTGCAGCAACAGGCGAGAGCGGCGCAACAGCAGGCACGGCAGAAAAAGGGCGACATCATTGAGATTGATTGA
- a CDS encoding Autophagy protein 22, translating to MTPRAELHPEHRRPRPQLERNPSSQSKLSLPTSSQSNEADDEQSFSEGSDMESLNAPPNYAGEDTRLTSDRELSGFYMYGWAAEVFVVCGIGSFIPVTLEQLARENGVLLHDHTTPCKASLPSVSPPASFTTLFKPHHPEKGQCVVTILGFEVNTASFAMYTFSISVLIQALLIISMSGAADHGRFRKRFLLWFAFIGSTATMLFLPVVPSVYILGAVLAIIANTCFGASFVLLNSFLPLLVRFHPTVRYATSNEEGSTDDYDDDVDNLSDEALLAQEARYSNRLAPHESVLDEIADATTALLPPQRSAPDRTIPRTKDRSAPSQELAMSTKISSYGIAIGYVAALLVQTLSILVVIAFRSSNFGLRLVLFMIGAWWFVFTIPSALWLRPRPGPPLHIGDNPNLRTVFAYFTYSWKSLGRTAMHARHLKDVIFFLAAWFLLSDSIATVSGTAVLFAKTTLGMSYAMLALINVIATISGVLGAFAWSRVSHYLDLTPVQTILMCIALFEVIPIYGLLGYLPPIQRLGFLGLQQQWEMYPLGAVYGFVLGGLSSYCRALYGELIPPGFEAAFYALYAITDKGSSVFGPAIVGAITDAYGEIRPAFWFLAILVGLPFPIMMLVDVGRGRAEGIALAKTLEALDAGHRNSLGQREESDDELI from the exons ATGACGCCACGCGCCGAGCTTCATCCAGAGCACCGACGACCGCGACCGCAGCTGGAGCGCAACCCATCCTCGCAGTCCAAGCTCTCGTTGCCCACCTCGTCGCAATCCAACGAAGCTGATGATGAGCAGAGTTTCTCTGAAGGCAGCGACATGGAGTCTCTCAATGCGCCGCCCAACTACGCAGGCGAAGACACGCGCCTGACCAGCGACAGGGAGCTATCTGGCTTCTACATGTATGGCTGGGCTGCCGAG GTCTTTGTAGTCTGCGGCATTGGCTCTTTCATCCCAGTCACCCTCGAGCAGCTCGCCCGTGAGAACGGCGTGCTCCTCCACGATCACACCACACCATGCAAGGCTTCGCTGCCCTCCGTCTCTCCGCCTGCGAGCTTCACCACCCTGTTCAAACCACACCACCCAGAAAAGGGACAGTGCGTCGTAACCATTCTGGGCTTCGAGGTCAACACGGCCAGTTTCGCGATGTACACCTTCAGCATCTCGGTGCTAATCCAGGCACTGCTGATCATATCCATGTCTGGCGCCGCAGATCACGGCCGGTTCAGAAAGCGCTTCCTCCTTTGGTTTGCTTTTATCGGCAGCACTGCCACCATGCTGTTTCTGCCAGTAGTACCCAGTGTTTACATATTGGGCGCAGTGTTGGCGATTATTGCAAACACTTGTTTTGGCGCAAGTTTTGTGCTGCTCAACAGTTTCTTGCCTCTACTGGTCAGATTCCACCCCACTGTGCGGTATGCTACATCCAACGAGGAAGGTTCGACAGACGACTACGACGACGACGTGGACAATCTTTCAGATGAAGCGCTCCTCGCACAGGAGGCACGCTACTCGAACCGCCTTGCGCCTCATGAATCAGTGCTTGATGAGATTGCGGACGCTACGACCGCTCTTCTCCCACCACAACGCTCTGCACCTGACCGGACCATTCCTCGTACCAAGGACCGCTCAGCCCCATCTCAAGAACTTGCAATGTCCACCAAAATCTCTTCCTACGGTATCGCGATCGGCTACGTTGCGGCACTGCTTGTGCAGACGCTCTCCATTCTCGTCGTCATCGCATTTCGGTCCTCTAACTTTGGGCTTCGCTTGGTTCTCTTCATGATCGGTGCATGGTGGTTTGTCTTCACGATTCCCAGCGCCTTGTGGCTTCGACCACGCCCTGGACCACCACTTCATATTGGCGACAATCCTAACCTCCGTACCGTCTTTGCCTACTTCACCTACTCATGGAAGTCTTTAGGCCGGACAGCAATGCACGCACGACACCTTAAAGACGTCATCTTTTTTCTTGCGGCATGGTTCCTGCTCAGCGACAGCATAGCAACCGTTTCTGGTACTGCCGTGCTttttgccaagaccacatTAGGCATGTCGTATGCTATGCTCGCCCTGATCAATGTCATCGCTACTATCTCGGGTGTGCTCGGTGCATTTGCGTGGTCGCGCGTGTCACATTACCTCGATCTCACTCCCGTGCAGACAATCCTCATGTGCATCGCTCTGTTCGAAGTGATACCCATCTACGGCCTGCTGGGCTATCTGCCACCCATTCAGCGGTTAGGCTTCCTTGGTCTGCAACAACAATGGGAGATGTACCCTCTCGGTGCGGTGTACGGGTTTGTGCTTGGCGGACTTAGTTCATACTGTCGTGCTCTCTACGGCGAGCTGATCCCACCTGGGTTCGAAGCAGCATTCTATGCACTCTACGCAATCACAGACAAAGGAAGCAGTGTATTCGGACCAGCCATCGTCGGCGCCATCACGGATGCCTATGGAGAGATACGACCG GCATTCTGGTTTCTTGCCATTTTGGTCGGGCTTCCATTCCCCATTATGATGCTCGTCGATGTCGGCCGCGGTCGCGCTGAAGGCATTGCACTTGCAAAGACCCTTGAAGCACTCGATGCTGGTCACCGAAATTCTCTTGGTCAACGCGAGGAGTCAGATGATGAACTCATCTGA
- a CDS encoding Autophagy protein 22, variant 2 yields the protein MTPRAELHPEHRRPRPQLERNPSSQSKLSLPTSSQSNEADDEQSFSEGSDMESLNAPPNYAGEDTRLTSDRELSGFYMYGWAAEVFVVCGIGSFIPVTLEQLARENGVLLHDHTTPCKASLPSVSPPASFTTLFKPHHPEKGQCVVTILGFEVNTASFAMYTFSISVLIQALLIISMSGAADHGRFRKRFLLWFAFIGSTATMLFLPVVPSVYILGAVLAIIANTCFGASFVLLNSFLPLLVRFHPTVRYATSNEEGSTDDYDDDVDNLSDEALLAQEARYSNRLAPHESVLDEIADATTALLPPQRSAPDRTIPRTKDRSAPSQELAMSTKISSYGIAIGYVAALLVQTLSILVVIAFRSSNFGLRLVLFMIGAWWFVFTIPSALWLRPRPGPPLHIGDNPNLRTVFAYFTYSWKSLGRTAMHARHLKDVIFFLAAWFLLSDSIATVSGTAVLFAKTTLGMSYAMLALINVIATISGVLGAFAWSRVSHYLDLTPVQTILMCIALFEVIPIYGLLGYLPPIQRLGFLGLQQQWEMYPLGAVYGFVLGGLSSYCRALYGELIPPGFEAAFYALYAITDKGSSVFGPAIVGAITDAYGEIRPVSFFSCPANTYYILELIGAGILVSCHFGRASIPHYDARRCRPRSR from the exons ATGACGCCACGCGCCGAGCTTCATCCAGAGCACCGACGACCGCGACCGCAGCTGGAGCGCAACCCATCCTCGCAGTCCAAGCTCTCGTTGCCCACCTCGTCGCAATCCAACGAAGCTGATGATGAGCAGAGTTTCTCTGAAGGCAGCGACATGGAGTCTCTCAATGCGCCGCCCAACTACGCAGGCGAAGACACGCGCCTGACCAGCGACAGGGAGCTATCTGGCTTCTACATGTATGGCTGGGCTGCCGAG GTCTTTGTAGTCTGCGGCATTGGCTCTTTCATCCCAGTCACCCTCGAGCAGCTCGCCCGTGAGAACGGCGTGCTCCTCCACGATCACACCACACCATGCAAGGCTTCGCTGCCCTCCGTCTCTCCGCCTGCGAGCTTCACCACCCTGTTCAAACCACACCACCCAGAAAAGGGACAGTGCGTCGTAACCATTCTGGGCTTCGAGGTCAACACGGCCAGTTTCGCGATGTACACCTTCAGCATCTCGGTGCTAATCCAGGCACTGCTGATCATATCCATGTCTGGCGCCGCAGATCACGGCCGGTTCAGAAAGCGCTTCCTCCTTTGGTTTGCTTTTATCGGCAGCACTGCCACCATGCTGTTTCTGCCAGTAGTACCCAGTGTTTACATATTGGGCGCAGTGTTGGCGATTATTGCAAACACTTGTTTTGGCGCAAGTTTTGTGCTGCTCAACAGTTTCTTGCCTCTACTGGTCAGATTCCACCCCACTGTGCGGTATGCTACATCCAACGAGGAAGGTTCGACAGACGACTACGACGACGACGTGGACAATCTTTCAGATGAAGCGCTCCTCGCACAGGAGGCACGCTACTCGAACCGCCTTGCGCCTCATGAATCAGTGCTTGATGAGATTGCGGACGCTACGACCGCTCTTCTCCCACCACAACGCTCTGCACCTGACCGGACCATTCCTCGTACCAAGGACCGCTCAGCCCCATCTCAAGAACTTGCAATGTCCACCAAAATCTCTTCCTACGGTATCGCGATCGGCTACGTTGCGGCACTGCTTGTGCAGACGCTCTCCATTCTCGTCGTCATCGCATTTCGGTCCTCTAACTTTGGGCTTCGCTTGGTTCTCTTCATGATCGGTGCATGGTGGTTTGTCTTCACGATTCCCAGCGCCTTGTGGCTTCGACCACGCCCTGGACCACCACTTCATATTGGCGACAATCCTAACCTCCGTACCGTCTTTGCCTACTTCACCTACTCATGGAAGTCTTTAGGCCGGACAGCAATGCACGCACGACACCTTAAAGACGTCATCTTTTTTCTTGCGGCATGGTTCCTGCTCAGCGACAGCATAGCAACCGTTTCTGGTACTGCCGTGCTttttgccaagaccacatTAGGCATGTCGTATGCTATGCTCGCCCTGATCAATGTCATCGCTACTATCTCGGGTGTGCTCGGTGCATTTGCGTGGTCGCGCGTGTCACATTACCTCGATCTCACTCCCGTGCAGACAATCCTCATGTGCATCGCTCTGTTCGAAGTGATACCCATCTACGGCCTGCTGGGCTATCTGCCACCCATTCAGCGGTTAGGCTTCCTTGGTCTGCAACAACAATGGGAGATGTACCCTCTCGGTGCGGTGTACGGGTTTGTGCTTGGCGGACTTAGTTCATACTGTCGTGCTCTCTACGGCGAGCTGATCCCACCTGGGTTCGAAGCAGCATTCTATGCACTCTACGCAATCACAGACAAAGGAAGCAGTGTATTCGGACCAGCCATCGTCGGCGCCATCACGGATGCCTATGGAGAGATACGACCGGTAAGCTTCTTCTCGTGCCCTGCTAACACATACTACATACTGGAGCTAATTGGCGCAGGCATTCTGGTTTCTTGCCATTTTGGTCGGGCTTCCATTCCCCATTATGATGCTCGTCGATGTCGGCCGCGGTCGCGCTGA